Proteins encoded within one genomic window of Tigriopus californicus strain San Diego chromosome 12, Tcal_SD_v2.1, whole genome shotgun sequence:
- the LOC131891330 gene encoding kelch domain-containing protein 8A-like, with the protein MWMWLLVGVLGASQCQTRFMAEPIRYRSTRISSPTASKTKIGEFALKTSSRIECAALCVHFKTCSRFLSESKTCHLLEHWPFLADASANSSLVTVHELITEEWSQLMVLGGFIDNLGATKDVEVLNMKTMRQCPQTPFLPQGRYGGASYLLKGQLNYALGRSNDHNFSDTLQFDQSSQTWNKVNLTPLISLYTALVQISPSWIILIGGQESSASTIIHADGSIIPGPNLPFQMMRHCAVGLNEEHIFIAGGFKNGISPSRETFELKWSEQIWVPQSPMTSAQSSVTCDTFLDKDNRLSILVGQESFEIFIWTTRTWRPGPDMLLDCTWSQLIRFDGMLYLFGGKRVDNSIRKTNIYSFDATLEKWNKIALELKTGRTSFGLLRIPSGLVEC; encoded by the exons ATGTGGATGTGGCTCCTCGTTGGTGTTTTGGGGGCATCTCAATGTCAAACTCGTTTTATGGCAGAGCCCATACGTTACAGAAGTACAAGAATCAGTTCACCCACGGCTAGCAAGACCAAGATTGGAGAATTTGCCTTAAAAACCAG TTCTCGTATTGAATGCGCAGCGCTTTGCGTCCACTTCAAGACTTGCTCCCGATTTCTGAGCGAAAGCAAAACATGCCATCTCCTagaacattggccatttttggcGGATGCATCTGCCAATTCTTCTCTGGTGACTGTTCACGAGTTGATAACGGAAG AATGGTCCCAATTGATGGTACTTGGAGGGTTTATTGATAATTTGGGAGCAACCAAAGATGTGGAGGTGCTTAATATGAAAACCATGAGACAATGCCCCCAAACACCTTTTTTACCACAGGGCCGATACGGCGGGGCAAGTTATCTTCTGAAAGGACAACTAAATTACGCACTGGGACGATCAAATGATCACAACTTCAGTGATACTCTTCAATTCGATCAAAGCTCCCAGACATGGAACAAGGTCAATTTAACACCCTTAATCTCGCTCTACACTGCCTTGGTCCAAATAAGTCcatcttggatcattttgATCGGGGGACAGGAGTCATCTGCCTCAACCATTATTCACGCCGATGGTTCGATCATCCCGGGACCAAATTTACCTTTCCAGATGATGAGACATTGCGCTGTTGGTCTGAATGAAGAGCATATCTTCATCGCCGGAGGATTCAAAAACGGCATCAGTCCATCAAGAGAGACTTTTGAACTCAAGTGGTCCGAACAGATTTGGGTTCCGCAATCTCCTATGACGAGTGCTCAATCTTCGGTGACATGTGACACTTTTTTGGACAAGGATAATCGCTTGAGCATTCTGGTTGGTCAGGAATCATTTGAGATCTTCATTTGGACAACCCGGACCTGGCGGCCTGGGCCGGATATGTTGCTTGATTGTACGTGGAGCCAACTAATCAGATTTGATGGTATGCTTTATCTTTTTGGCGGCAAGAGAGTGGATAACTCAATCAGGAAAACAAACATCTACTCATTTGACGCAACCctggaaaaatggaacaagatcGCGTTGGAACTGAAAACCGGACGAACCAGTTTTGGCCTACTCAGGATTCCATCTGGATTGGTTGAATGTTGA